The window ACGACCGATCGCACAAAGTCGCAAGTGGCGGAAACAATTTTGCTAACATTGCTCAACAGCTCATCGCTGAGGGTTCTTCCAAGCTCGCTTCCGTCCCAtctggcggtgctggtggcgctgccgccgctggtggtgccgccgctgccggtggtgccgCTGAGGCTGCCCctgaggaggccaaggaggagggtatgTACCGCGACAATATCTGCTGCGGGAAGGACAGTTCGCTAACAATCTCgcagagaaggaggagtccGATGACGACATGGGCTTCGGTCTCTTCGACTAAGCGCGCCATATCGTCTTCGTTTCCGAACAAGAGCTGGGCAAATCCGAAGAACCTTAACGACTTATGCGGATGTTTACGGCGTTATCTACAGGCCATCGGCCTCGGCTGCGGACCAGGAGTTTTGGGATTTGCGCGGGCAGGTTTCTGACATCGTACAACGGCATATAGGCGGGGCAATAAAAAGCACCAAGGCTCTCTTCGGACAATGATGTTCTTTGCATTTTTGATTTGTGACATTTGTTCTTTTACTCCGATTGACATGACTCTTCTGGTTGCGACTTTGAAGCGCTGTGATGTTGATCGAAACACAATTGGGACTGTGGCATGCGCATGGTTGCAAGCTCAcagctcaacag is drawn from Podospora pseudocomata strain CBS 415.72m chromosome 1 map unlocalized CBS415.72m_1, whole genome shotgun sequence and contains these coding sequences:
- the RPP2B gene encoding 60S acidic ribosomal protein P2 (EggNog:ENOG503P569; COG:J); protein product: MKHLAAYLLLTLGGKATPSAADVKAVLESVGIEADSDRLDKLISELEGKDINELIAEGSSKLASVPSGGAGGAAAAGGAAAAGGAAEAAPEEAKEEEKEESDDDMGFGLFD